The Tachyglossus aculeatus isolate mTacAcu1 chromosome 15, mTacAcu1.pri, whole genome shotgun sequence DNA window CAGCGTCCCTCTCCAGGGCGCCCTCCCGGCTTCCACAGGCgtcttcccttctctggtccaggccttgccccagcccctgctccccaccGCCGGACCCGGGGCCCCACCTCCCCCGGCGCCCCAGACAGGCCTGAACCCTTTCCTCTGAGAGCCCCTCTCCCCACGGCCTAGCCCACCACCCCGGCTCAAGGGCATCTTGTCTATCGCCCTTCTCCACGCTGCCACAGGCCCTCCCCCGGGCAGCGGGCCCTCCACCAGGGCAGCCACTGCCCTCTGGGCCTACCGTGGggtttggggaaggaagaggactcCTGCCCTTGGGCTGAATCCCGGCATACTCAACCCCAGGTGAGGGAGAGGCGGCCGGGACCTCGTGCTGGACACTGCCTGGGCAGCCCGGCTCTGGCTCCGTATGGGCCAGAGGAGAACCAAGGCTGCGATACCCGCAAGGGGAAGGCTCAAAACTCCCCAGCGCCTCGCCCCGGGGCTCAGCCCGCTCCCGTTCACTGGACACCTGGCTCATCCCCTCCTCCGCAGGGGTTGAACGTCCTCTCGGGGTCACCGGAGGCCCCCGGCTGCTTCGGAGCAGACCAGAATCCCTCCTGGCTACAACCTCTCTGCCCTCAGTCGCCCAGCTGGGTCCCGCGGACAAGGCTTCCCACTGGGGAAGGCGGTTCTGGCGGCGGGGGTGGCCACAGAGGAGCCTGAAGACGAAACTGACTGACAGGCCTATAATAAACAGTGCTCCGCGAGGATAGCTGTGCCTTTCTTACCGGACAGCTGCCTCCCTCACACCCCCACCGAAGGGGACAGGGCGGACGCCCACTGCCACGTTACGCCTCAGCCCTTTGACATGAAAAGCCCACGGGACGGGCTGACTCACATTCATCAACTGTGAAACTGattcagcgtttactgtgtgcctagcactgtgctcagcgctggggtagctgcTATGTTCtggacgcttactgtgggcccagcGCGATACTAGAGGCCTACcaagggcagagcgctgtacgaagagCTACATTAAGAGTTAACAGGCAGAGAAGTtcacctactactactaataataatgttggtattaagcgcttactaagtgccaagcactgttctaagcgctggggtagatacaaggcaattaggttgtcccacatggcagaTGCACGGTGTGTTTCTAGCgcgggagcaggagggaaaacatcaCCAGGAATCAAGTCGGGAGAGTCAGTGGTGCACAAGGTGAACTGGAATGGGAGGTTAGTCAGGAAAATTCTTTATTGAGCTCTACCCTGACCCCACGAGCTATGTGGTGCTCTCCTTTCCAGGTGCCCGTGCCCCCCTAAAGACCCCCCGCCGCGCCCCACTCCCCCCCGTCTGCACTCCCAGTCGTCGCCACGGGAGGGCGCTCGGAGACCGGCGATCAACCCTCTTTCAACCAGGCCCGCGTCTACACCACCGGCTTGGGCCGAGTGTCTAGacaaaggctaataataataataataataatttgggtatttgttaagcgcttactatgtgccaagcactgttctaagcgctgggggagctacaagctaatcaggtggtcccacatggggctcatagtcttaatcagcatggctcagtggaaagggcacgggctttggagtgagaggtcatgggttcaaatcctagctctgccaattgtcagctgcgtgactttgggcaagtctctgtgcctcagttccctcagctggaaaagggggattaagactgtgagccccccccgtgggacaacctgttcaccttgtaacttcctcagcgcttagaacagtaagtgcttaaatgccatcattattattattaatccccattttccagatgaggtacatgttaagtgacttgcccaaagtcacacagctgacaatgggcggagccaggatttgaacccatgacttctgactccaaagcccatgctctttccactgagccacgctgcttctcctccagagGACCCCCGCCTCCGATCCCTGTACTCATGGGACGGGGGTCGCTCCGTCCCCTTTTCCCGCATGACTCTCTCTGTAGACGGCGGTGCCGTCCCGAGGCTTCGAAGTAAGTCACTAGTCAGTGAGGACCGGCGTCCTGGGAGAATAGGTCAGGACACAGCCGAGCCTTCACATGGACGAAGCAGGGACAGGCCTGGGGTGCAGCCCGCCCACTGtagtgtgtccattcattcattcaatagtatttattgagcacttactgcgtgcagagtactgtactaagcgcttgggaagtacaaatcggcaacatatagagacggaccctacccaacaatgggctcacagtctagaacaacagCCACCGACAGCGTTCTGGTCGGGCTCCGCCAAACTCCTCCGCAAAATAGGGTAGGGGGAAAGCAGGGGGAGACTTGCCCTGCCATATCCCCTTCACTTCTCctccttaaagaagcagcgtggctcagtggaaagagcacgggctttggagtcaggggtcatgggttcgaattccgactctgccaattagctgtgtgactttgggcaagtcacttaacttctctgtgcctcagttccctcttctggaaaatggggattaagactgtgagccccccgtgggacaacctgatctaattgtaacctccccagcgcttagaacagtgctttgcacatagtaagcacttaataaatgccatcattataattattggcctcgtccccaagtgacttgcccaaagtcacacagctgacaatgagaaGACTCGCCGCCCCgcccatccccttcttctctgtTGGGTTCTGTCTTCTGTCTTCCCATTTTTCTGGGTCTGTCCACTCCTTTGGATGTGTCTGGATTTCTGCTTTCTCCGCGCCAGCCCACCGCTATACACACACACGACCCCGGGGTcactcaattctctccttgtcctGGACAGCATCACTGTATGTGTCGCCTGCCCCCTTCTCATCCATACGTCCGAATCCCACTCTGGTTAGACCATGGAgtgccccccttccctctgccttccaggaggAAGGCCCCCCACCAACCCGCCTCACCCTCCACTTCATTCGGGGTGCGGGGGGCCTGAGGGGTAGCTGTGCTCAGGGAGAATAGGGGCCAGGGCACGTTCCATCCATTGTGAGGCGGCTCCACATCACAATctcactccccttccccacctcccgagCTGGACAAGAGGCTGGGGATCCGGAGAGAAGGCCAAGGGGACCAGATGCCGGAGCCTCAGTGGGGGGCTGAGGAAGGTGAGTGCTCTCCCAGTtttagtgggagtcaggagagtggACCGGCCAATGGTTTGGGAGGAGGTCTTGCTGGATTTGGGATCAAGGAGGATGGCAGGGTGGTCTCAGGGGGAGGGGGCATGAACATGGaagttagaggagctgggttctcatcccaactctgccacgtgtctgctgggtgaccttgggcaagtcgcttaacttctcttcaccCTTCAACTTCACGCTGAGAagtagcgcggctcagtggaaacagcccgcgctttggagtcagaggtcatgggttcaaatcccagctccgccacttgtcagttgtgtgactttgggcaagtcacttcacttctctgtgcctcagttacctcatctgtaaaatggggattaagactgcgagccccctgtgggacaacctgatcaccttgtaacctacccggcgcttggaacagtgctttgcgcatagtaagcgcttaataaatgctatcattattattctctgggctttggttacctcatctgtaaaatggggattaagactgtaaaccccacatgggacagcctgattaccttgtatctatcccaacacttagaacagtgcttggcatatagtaagcacttaagaaataccataattattattattagtattaaaatggggattaagactgtaaaccccacatgggacagcctgattaccttgtatctatcccagcacttagaacagtgcttggcatatagtaagcacttaacaaataccataataataattattattattaaaatggggattaagactgtaaaccccacgtgggacaacctgattaccttgtatctatcccagcacttagaacagtgcttggcatatagtaagcacttaacaaataccataattattattattactaaaatggggattaagactgtaaaccccacgtgggacaacctgattaccttgtatctatcccagcacttagaacagtgcttggcatatagtaaacacttaacaaataccataattattattattattattaaaatggggattaagactgtaaaccccacgtgggacaacctgattaccttgtatctatctcagcacttagaacagtgcttggcatatagtaaacacttaacgaataccataattattattattattattaaaatggggattaagactgtaaaccccacgtgggacaacctgattaccttgtatctatcccagcacttagaacagtgcttggcatatagtaaacacttaacaaataccataattattattattattaaaatggggattaaatccttttcctttctagttagactgtgagccctctgtgggagattaacctgattaagttgtatgtaccccagcacttagaacagtgcttggttcagagtaggcgcttaagaattactatttttaaaaaaagagggctGGGGTAGTGGAATGGAGAAGCTATAGAGTAATAGGGAAGGGAGCTGATGGGTGGGGGGGGCTAGGATAAAGAGGgaggggcctgggagatagaaggaggaaattgtggagaaggagaggggattgGGAAGGGATCTGAGGAGGAGGGGCTGCATCGTTTCCCACCACCTGGCATCCGAAGCTCGACAGCGGACACGCACATGGGCACACGAGCATCCCCACCGGCTCTCAATTGATTCCGACAGAGACCCTGAGGGGTTGACCGGTCCTTGTTTCTCATTCCCGTCTCTCTCAGGAGCGTATATCTGAAGGAGCGGTCCTTCCACCATGGCCACCAAAGGGAGCGGTCAGTCGCCCAgaggcccccgcccccccaaccgcCTGGGCCGCGAGAAGTCACCTTTCCTGTTGCAGCTTGCCTACAGTCTGGTGGACTGGTGAGCGGCTGGCTGGGCCCTCCGTGGGCTCCCGTAGCCCTCCTCTCGCCCCCCTGTAGCCCCCCTGTAGCCCGGATTTCCCCAACCGCTGGGCCAacggccctccccaccccagcccgagGCCTTCGGGCCTGGGTGGGTCAGCCCCCAGGAGTCTTCTCTGTCCCAGGTTCCCGTGGGGTCAGGAGGCCTTTGACAAGGCGAAGAAAGAAAACAAGGTGATCTTCCTCTCAGGTAAATCGaggcctccttccccaccctgctgCCGTCGCCGCCTCCTCAGATGGGAGGTCTGGGGTCTCTCTTCCATGCGTCCACCAATCCCTGGGGGTCGGGGAGAAGAGGTTGGCGGGCCTGGGGTTTCCCTGCGGTCAGCCGCCGCCTGTCCCCCACTTCTCCCCGGCCGCGCAGTCGGCTACTCCTCCTGCCACTGGTGCCACGTGATGGAGGAAGAGTGTTTCCGGTGCCCGGCGATCGGCCGCATCCTCAGCGACCACTTCGTCAGCATCAAAGTGGACCGGGAGGAGCGCCCAGATGTGGACAAGGTGTACATGGCCTTTGTGCAGGTCAGAGCGGCGGTGGCAGCCCGGGAaacagggactgggagtcaccgCTGGTCAAGAGGGTGGTGGCCAAGCTCGTATAGATGAGGCAGCTGTGTGGTGGGAGGCCAGGGGTATGGAGAGAAATAGGgccaccctcttcccccttttccctttccctcctcccctccatctccctcctgcccatcttcctcttaataataataatgatggcatttgttaagcgcttactatgtgccaagcactgttctaagcactgaacactgttctaagctcttccctcccctccagaccaCCAGCAACGGGGGGGGCTGGCCCATGAGTGTGTGGCtgacccccagcctccagccctttTTGGGAGGCACATACTTCCCCCCCGAAGATGgcgtgtcccacataggcttcCGAACCATCCTGCTGCGTGTCTTGGAGCAGGTGGGTAAGGGGACCTGGGAGAGGCCGGGATCCGGGCGGACCCCAGGGAAGGGCTGGAGGGTCCCAGGCATCCCGGCCCGGGACTCAGGTCCCCTGGCTGTCGTCCCCCAGTGGAAGCACAATCGGACGTCGCTCTTGGAGAACGCCCAGCATCTCACAGAGGCCCTTCAGGCTAGGTTGAAAATGGCAGCCGGGGCCAGAGGGGAGCCGCCCCCGGCCGAAGAGGTGTCTGACCACTGCTTCCGCCAGCTGGCCGATGCCTACGACGAGGAGTACGGGGGTTTTGGGAACGCCCCCAAGTTCCCCAGCCCAGGTCAGTGATCCGGCAGCTCGGACTGCCGGCCCGTCCCGCTCGGGTGCACCCCCCTCGCTGGGCCGGGCCCCGACCCTCCgaccccttcccacagtgaacatCACCTTCCTCCTGAGCTACTGGGCCCAGCGCCGCGGCTTGTCCGAGGGGTCCCAGGCCCTGCACATGGCCCTGCACACTCTCAAGATGGTGGCCCACGGCGGGATCCGGGACCACATCGGACAGGTGGGGCCCGGGGAAAgtggtggatggagaggagaccTGTGGCCATTCTCTCGGGGGTggcttggggctggggggtgggtgaTGGACAGTGACCTGGCCTGGGGCCTTGACCCACAGGGCTTCCACCACTACTCCACCGACCAAGGCTGGAACGTGCCCCACTTTGAGAAGATGCTGTCCGACCAGGGACAGCTTGCCGTGGTCTACGCCAAGGCTTTCCAGGTACcatgacccttgacccctgacccccagctccaggcccttggtcCCCAAAGCCCTGCAACTCCAGAACACCGAGGCCCTGATGCGTCCCCTTGCTTCACCCCCGTCCCAGGTCTCCGGTGACCAGTTCTTCGCAGATGTCGCCCAAGGCATCCTGCTCTATGTCTCCAGGGATCTAAGCCACAAGGTGAGCATAGTGGAGGTCAGCCATGGGGGCTGGGGACTCCAAGCCATCCATGAAAAGTGTAGGGGGTTCTGTCTATCATGCTGACCCCTGGCTCTCCTGGCCCCCAACCCAAGCAGCTGTGCAGCTGTCCTGAACTCTTCCATGCTGCCCACCTCGCgtacaccctctctctctctatctctctctctcctcgagTCTGACCGGTgccccctcgcccctctctccTCCGCAGTCTGGAGGCTTCTTTAGCGCAGAGGACGCCGATTCGTTCCCGGATGCAGGGAGCTCGCAGCGTAAGGAAGGGGCCTTCTATGTGTGGTCAGCGGCCGAGATCCAGCGGCTGCTGCCGGAGCCCGTAGGGGATGCCACCGAGCCCCTGACTCTGGGCCAGATCATTGGTCACCACTATGGAGTGAAGGAAGCGGGAAATGTTAGCCCTACTCAGGtgaagaccctactgagagctcacctcctccaggaggccttcccagactgagccccctccttcctctccccttcgtccccctctccatccccccgtcttccctccttcccttccccacagcacctatatatatatttgtatacatttattactctatttattcatttattttacttgtacatatctattctatttattttattttgttaatacgtttggttttgttctctgtctcccccttctagactgtgagcccactgttgggtagggaccatctctatatgttgccaacttgtacttcccaagcgcttagtacagtgctctgcacacagtaagcgctcaataaatacgattgattgattgactgattgtaaagGTGgggagccaagctagctctcttcctcccttcaaggccctgctgagagctcacctcctccaggaggccttcccagactgagcccgctccttcctctccccctcgtcccccctccatccccccatcttacctccttcccttccccacagcacctgtatatatggatatatgtttgtacatatttgctactctatttatttatttattttacttgtacatatctattctatttattttattttgttaatacgtttggttt harbors:
- the SPATA20 gene encoding spermatogenesis-associated protein 20; the protein is MATKGSGQSPRGPRPPNRLGREKSPFLLQLAYSLVDWFPWGQEAFDKAKKENKVIFLSVGYSSCHWCHVMEEECFRCPAIGRILSDHFVSIKVDREERPDVDKVYMAFVQTTSNGGGWPMSVWLTPSLQPFLGGTYFPPEDGVSHIGFRTILLRVLEQWKHNRTSLLENAQHLTEALQARLKMAAGARGEPPPAEEVSDHCFRQLADAYDEEYGGFGNAPKFPSPVNITFLLSYWAQRRGLSEGSQALHMALHTLKMVAHGGIRDHIGQGFHHYSTDQGWNVPHFEKMLSDQGQLAVVYAKAFQVSGDQFFADVAQGILLYVSRDLSHKSGGFFSAEDADSFPDAGSSQRKEGAFYVWSAAEIQRLLPEPVGDATEPLTLGQIIGHHYGVKEAGNVSPTQDLNGELQGQNVLTAHYSLELTAARFGLAVEPLQALLATGQKCLFEVRSQRPRPRLDTKMLAAWNGLMISGFAQAGAILGQEDLVQRAINGATFLQRHLSDPASGRLLRCCYVGHDQAVEASSQPIWGFPEDYACVIQALLDVYEASGDIAWLEWALQLQSTQDRLFWDPQSGGYFCSDPEDPYLPLCFKDDQDGAEPSTNSVSASNLLRLVGFSDHRDWKDKCAQLLAAFSGRLLRAPVALPEMVRVLAAYQQSLKQVVICGDPRAQDTQALLRTVHSVFVPNQVLIQANSKSSGFLFRQLPFLTSLSQWEGEATAYIWENNACSLPITSPRVLRKFLQK